In the genome of Desulfofalx alkaliphila DSM 12257, the window CGATGGCATTAACATTAATACCGTACTTGGCCCACTCACCGGCTAATCCCCTGGTTAGATTAACCACCCCACCTTTGGTGGCATGGTAAGCCGCACAGGGTATAACCATGTTGCCTACTACGCCGTACATTGATGCGGTGTTAATAATCTTACCGCCACCGGCTGCAATCATATGTTTTGCCACATGCTTAGAGAACAAAAACACACCCTTAAGGTTAATATCAGCAACTTTATCCCAGTCGCTTTCTGACAAATTTTCTGCCTCCGCCCCGGCATTAACTCCGGCATTATTAACTAAAATATCAATTTTGCCAAATTCTTTTATTACCAGGTCCACCGCAGCTGCAATTTCACTCTCTTTACCAACATCACATTTTACCGGCAAACATTTTCTTCCCAATGCTTCAATTTCCTTTTGCACTTCCAAAAGTCTATCATATCTTCTGGCTGCAATTACAAGATCGGCCCCTTGTCTGGCCAGTGCCTTAGCATACTGAACACCCAAACCACTGGAAGCTCCGGTAACAATGGCAACCTTGCCTGTTAAATCAAATAAATTTTGCATTGGTACACCTCCACAATTATTTAAATATCTATTCCACCGTCTACCCTAATTAGCTGTCCGGTGACAAATGACGAATCATCCGTGCACAAGAACAGGGCTGCCCTTGCTATTTCTTCGGGCTGCCCGGCTTTCTTTAGCGGTGAGCCTTCAATAAGGTGTTTTACTGCAGCCTCTCCTCCTACACTGTCAACCATGGCAGTCATAATTGCCCCAGGCAGGATAGCGTTTACACGAATTTCAGGGCCTAACTCCCAGGCCATTGATTTAGTAAGCCCGGCTATGGCGTGTTTTGAAGAAACATATGCAGCATTACCATGATGGGCGTGAGCACCGGCCACAGAACTGGTGTTTATAATTACGCCCTTTCCTTTAGCATTCATAATTGGAACAACCAGTTGGGTAAGATATAGCGGTGCAGTAACATTAACCTTAAAGACCCTTTCCCATTCATCCAGTGTTAACTTTTCAATGGGTGCCACACTGAGTAAACCTGCGTTGTTGAATAAAATATCCACCGTTCCATAGTTGTTGACTGCAGTGTCTACAATTTTCTTTAAGCTGTCCAAATTAAGCATATCAGCAATTACATAGGTAGCTTCAAATCCTTCACTTTTTATTTTGCCTACTACTTCCTGGGCCCTTTCTTCGTTTCTACCGGTAACAACAACTTTAGCCCCCTCCCGGGCAAAGAGCTCAGCAGTTGCTCTCCCCATTCCTGATGTTGATCCTGTAATTATGGCCACCTTGTCCTTTAACCTCATTAATAACACCCCCAAGCATTATTATTTAGATGGCATGATTGCCATATTAGTATGGGAAGCAGCCACAGCAGCTACCTCCCATGCTAAAATCCATCCTACTTAAAATAACTTTTAAACATCTGCCTATGAATATCAGGTTCACCGGTATAAGGCATTTCCTGCCCCAATGCTTTGGCTAACTCCAGTAAAATTGAACAGTTTCGTTTACCTGCCAATGGGGCTCTGCAGGCGGTAATATATTGGATTCTGCCTTCACAGTTTAACAAGCTGCCATTGGTTTCAAAAATAGTTGCAGCGGGCAAGATTACATCTGCCCGTGGTTTCTCATGCTGATAAGGCGTGATCAAAATTGTTTTGATATCGGCACCCAATAAATCGGTGTTTAAACCTAAACCATCATCGATAATTAAAGCGGCTTTTATCTTTCCGTTATTTAGTTTGTCAATCAGCTGAGCCCGGTCTTTGGCATCGGTTTTAATACCTGTTTTCGTTAAATACTGTATGTTGCCATATGGGTACAGTACCACTATGGATTTACCCCGCTTACCAAGGTGACCGGTCAGTAACAGCAATCGCTTAAGTTGTGTTAATTCTTCCGCACCAATAACCTGACCGTTAACCAAAACAATTGGCTTCTTAGCCTTTCTCCACAACTCTACCAATTGGTTAATTTGTTCCTGGTTGCACCATGATGAAGAGACAGTAATTTCAGCATCGATGGCCGACTGCTGCAAGTTGTTGTCCACCACAGCTTTAACTAGGCATTCTAATAAACTAACCAGATGTTGGGGATGTACCTTTAGATTATAAGTACTAAGGAGCTCAAATTCTTCACTATCAGGACTGATAACCACCAATTTGCCGCCCTGCTCCACCGCCTTTCTCAATTTATAAGAAATAACTGGATAATTTTCAGTGATACCTTGGCCAACAACCATTACTAAATCGCTGGATGCAACATCCTCCAGGGAGGGACTTTCACCGGCACTTATAATTTCTGAAAGGACTTTTCCTGTGGGTACAAAGACAGTGCTGTACTGTTCATTGGTTCCCAGTACGGTACGTCCTATTTTATTTGTTAAATATATCTCTTCATTGGTTAAACCGGGTGAAACAGCCACCGCAATGCTATCCAGTCCCTCTGTATCCCGAACTGTTTTTATAATATGGGCCGCAGCATCAATGGCTTGCTGCCAAGTAACCTCCTCCATCTTTCCTTCTTTCTTGATCAAAGGAACATTTAATCTCTTTAAACCTTCTAGGTCTTTATATCCAAAGCTGCCTTTACTGCAGAGATAACCGTAATTAACCGGGTTGCCCTTAACAGGGGAGGTGACACTGACAATTTGCCTGCCCGCTACCTCTACACACAATTTACAGCCGATATTACATTCATTACATACCGACTCAACCAGCTCTGTTTTCCAAGGTCCCGGTTTTGCTTGCCTATTTTTGTAGGTTAAAGCTCCAGTGGGGCAAACTGCCACACACTGGCCGCAAGCATTGCAATCTGTTTCCGCCAGGGGTTTCTTCAATGATGGCAACACCACTGTATCGTATCCACGATTTACAAAACCCAACGCCCCTATGCCCACAACTTCCTGGCAGATGCGTACACAATTACCGCATAACACACATTTATTTGGATCTCTCACCAGGTCGGGGTGGTCTTTAAATACTGGGTAGCGCTTTCCTCCTAAGCCTAGGCGATCAACTTGAACGTCTAATTGGGTAGCGTACTCCCGCAAGCGGCAATTAAATACATCTAGGCAACCACAGGATAAACAGCGGGCAGCCTCCGCCTGGGCCACCTCCGGCGTGAAACCCAGTTCAAATTGGTTAAAGTTATCTTTACGCACAGCCGGGTCAACGGTGGGCATAACTGCCCTGGGCATCCTTTTTTGCCCTTCAAACTCCGCAGGGTCAATTTGAGCCAAGGAACCCCGGGTGGCATTGAATGGTTTTAGCTCACCCTTAACCACTTGGCCGCTTAGATATTGATTAATTGATATGGCCGCCCTCCGGGCATCCCCAACGGCCTGAACAACAGTTTTAGGGCCGGTAAAACAATCCCCGGCTGTAAACAGCCACTCTATCTTGGTCTGCATTGTGGCTTCATCAGCCTTTATGCAGCCCCTCTTGGTTAAGACGACCTCTTCGCTGCCAACCAGACTGGCCCGGTCTAATCTTTGGCCGATGGCGCTAATCACCATATCCGTGGATATTTCAAATTCAGAACCCTGCACAGGTTCCGGTCGACGACGGCCAGAGGCATCCGGTTCACCCAGCTGCATTTTGATACATTTTAAACCTTGCACCTGGCCCTCGGATTCAACAAAACCCAATGGAGCGGTGAGCATAGCAAACTGAACACCCTCCTCAATGGCTTGGGTTACCTCATGGGGGTTAGCAGGCATTTCTTCCCTTGAACGGCGGTAGACCACTGTTACCTGTTGAGCACCCAGGCGGACTGCTGTCCTGGCAGCATCCATAGCTACATTACCGCCCCCAATCACAGTCACTTGCTTTCCAATTTGGATGGGCTTTTTAAGAGCAACCTCACGCAGAAATTCAATGCCGGAATAAACTCCTTTCAGTTCTTCTTCCAAAGGTAACCTTAAGGTCTGGTTAGCCCAACAGCCAATTCCTATAAACACTGCATCAAAGCCCATTTGTTTCAATTGGCCAAGGGTGAAATCCCGCCCCAAAACCTTATTGCAAAACACATTCTGACAAAGCTCGGTAATGGCTGCAATCTCTTGGTCTAAAACCTCCTTTGGCAAGCGGTATTCCGGGATGCCGTAGCGCAGCATACCACCCAACTTAGGGGCTGCCTCAAAAATTGTTACCCGGTGGCCTTCAATGGCCAGGTAATAGGCTGCCGTTAGACCGGCAGGGCCACCACCGATCACAGCCACCTGTTTGCCGGTATCAGGTTTAGTCTGGGGCACATAGGGGTGGCCGTCTACCGAACCATGGTCCCCGGCAAATCTTTTTAAAGCACATATGGCCAAGGGTTCTTCCACTAAATTGCGACGGCATTCAGCTTCACAAAAACTGGGGCATACCCTACCCACCGAAGAAGGAAAAGGCATTTTTTCGCGAATAAGTTTAGCAGCCTCTTGAATTTGCCCATTGGCTATGTGAGCCACAAAACCTTGAATGTCAATACCAGCAGGGCAAGCCAGCTGGCAGGGGCCCACACAATCGCCATTGTGTTCGGACAGCAAAAATTCCAATCCTAACCGACGAACACCGATTATTTTCTCGGTGTCGGTTTTTACAACCATCCCTTCGGTTACCCTTGCCCCACAGGCTTGAACAAGCCCCCGGGCACCTTCAACTTCCACTAAACACTGGCGACAAGCACCGAAAGGCTTCAAGCGCGGGTCATGACAAAGGGAGGGAATTGCAAAACCATTTTCTCTGGCAACTTCTATTAAAATACTATCCTCTTCAGCCAGTACTTCTTTGCCGTTGATAATTAATTTGACCTTAGCCATTGGATGTTACCCCCTCTCCTTTTCCAGTGATTACCTGGATGGACTTAAACTTACAAACACTTACACACAAGCCGCACCGGGCACACTTTTCCTGATCAATAACAAAGGCTTGCTTCTTTTCACCGCTGATAGCCCCGGTAGGGCACTCCTTGCTGCATCGTCCACAGCCTTTACAAACATCGGCCTTTACCAGATAAGTAATTAATTCCTTGCACTTCTTGGCCGGACAAATTTTATCATTGATATGAGCCTCATATTCACTGCGGAAGTATTTAATGGTGGTTAAAACAGGGTTGGGCACCGTCTGACCCAGGCCACATAAGGCCCCGGCCCTGATTTTTTCGCCCATCTCCTCTAAAAGCTCTATATCGCCGGGCCGTCCTTCACCCCTTGTGATGCGCTCAAGAATATTTAACAACTGGTAGGTACCCACTCGGCAAAAGGTACATTTACCGCAGGATTCCTCTTTAGTAAAGTTTAAAAAGAACTTAGCAACATCCACCATACAAACAGATTCGTCCATAATTAACAGGCCACCGGAACCCATGATGGCACCAATTTTCTTTAAGGATTCATAATCTACCGGGGTATCACCCATAGCAGCCGGAATACAACCGCCGGACGGCCCGCCCGTTTGCACCGCCTTTAACTTACCCCCCGAAGCCAGGCCACCGCCAATGTCGTGTACAATTTCGTTAATGGTAATACCCATGGGCACTTCAATGAGCCCGCCGCGGGCAATTCCCCCCGCTAAAGCAAACACCTTGGTTCCCTTGCTGCTTTCAGTGCCAAAACGGTTAAAAGAATCAGCACCGTTTAAAATAATCCAAGGAACGTTGGCAAAGGTCTCCACGTTATTTATCGAACTGGGCTTACCCCAAACTCCCGATTGTGCAGGAAAGGGCGGGCGAATTCTTGGCATACCTCTTTTCCCTTCCACAGAGGCAATCAGCGCAGTTTCCTCACCACAAACAAAGGCACCTGCACCTTCCCTAATCATTATGTTAAAATTAAAACCGCTGCCTAAAATGTTATTGCCAATATATCCCTTTTCAGTTGCCTGATCTATGGCAATTTTCAGACGTTTTATGGCCAGGGGATATTCTGCCCGAATGTAGATATAACCGTTTTCAGCTCCCATGGCATAGCCGGCCAGCAGCATTCCCTCTAAAACACCGTGGGGGTTGCTCTCTAACACACTGCGGTCCATAAATGCACCGGGGTCACCCTCATCGGCGTTACAAATCACATATTTTTCCTTACCGGGCGACTTGCGAGCAAAGGACCATTTTGTTCCGGTGGGGAAACCGGCACCGCCCCTCCCCCTAAGACCGGAACGACTAATTTCATCAATCACCTGTTCCGGCGTCATGGACTGAAGTGCCTTTTTTAGAGCCTGATAACCCTCTACCTCCAGATAACTATCAATCTCCTCCGGGTTTATCACACCACAGTTTTTAAGAATAATTCTTTGCTGCCGTTCAATATAATCAGAGTCAGGTGTTTTGATACCATCCCCATAGACAATCCAATCAAGCACCGGGTTACCCTTTTGGATGTGCTCTTCAACAATTT includes:
- a CDS encoding SDR family NAD(P)-dependent oxidoreductase, with translation MRLKDKVAIITGSTSGMGRATAELFAREGAKVVVTGRNEERAQEVVGKIKSEGFEATYVIADMLNLDSLKKIVDTAVNNYGTVDILFNNAGLLSVAPIEKLTLDEWERVFKVNVTAPLYLTQLVVPIMNAKGKGVIINTSSVAGAHAHHGNAAYVSSKHAIAGLTKSMAWELGPEIRVNAILPGAIMTAMVDSVGGEAAVKHLIEGSPLKKAGQPEEIARAALFLCTDDSSFVTGQLIRVDGGIDI
- the nuoF gene encoding NADH-quinone oxidoreductase subunit NuoF yields the protein MSSTGRTIVNVGLASCGIAAGAQKVYEAFKTALDGFEVQLTFSGCMGMCYKEPLVEIRNPDGTRHIYGKVQPAQVAQIVEEHIQKGNPVLDWIVYGDGIKTPDSDYIERQQRIILKNCGVINPEEIDSYLEVEGYQALKKALQSMTPEQVIDEISRSGLRGRGGAGFPTGTKWSFARKSPGKEKYVICNADEGDPGAFMDRSVLESNPHGVLEGMLLAGYAMGAENGYIYIRAEYPLAIKRLKIAIDQATEKGYIGNNILGSGFNFNIMIREGAGAFVCGEETALIASVEGKRGMPRIRPPFPAQSGVWGKPSSINNVETFANVPWIILNGADSFNRFGTESSKGTKVFALAGGIARGGLIEVPMGITINEIVHDIGGGLASGGKLKAVQTGGPSGGCIPAAMGDTPVDYESLKKIGAIMGSGGLLIMDESVCMVDVAKFFLNFTKEESCGKCTFCRVGTYQLLNILERITRGEGRPGDIELLEEMGEKIRAGALCGLGQTVPNPVLTTIKYFRSEYEAHINDKICPAKKCKELITYLVKADVCKGCGRCSKECPTGAISGEKKQAFVIDQEKCARCGLCVSVCKFKSIQVITGKGEGVTSNG
- a CDS encoding FAD-dependent oxidoreductase, with the translated sequence MAKVKLIINGKEVLAEEDSILIEVARENGFAIPSLCHDPRLKPFGACRQCLVEVEGARGLVQACGARVTEGMVVKTDTEKIIGVRRLGLEFLLSEHNGDCVGPCQLACPAGIDIQGFVAHIANGQIQEAAKLIREKMPFPSSVGRVCPSFCEAECRRNLVEEPLAICALKRFAGDHGSVDGHPYVPQTKPDTGKQVAVIGGGPAGLTAAYYLAIEGHRVTIFEAAPKLGGMLRYGIPEYRLPKEVLDQEIAAITELCQNVFCNKVLGRDFTLGQLKQMGFDAVFIGIGCWANQTLRLPLEEELKGVYSGIEFLREVALKKPIQIGKQVTVIGGGNVAMDAARTAVRLGAQQVTVVYRRSREEMPANPHEVTQAIEEGVQFAMLTAPLGFVESEGQVQGLKCIKMQLGEPDASGRRRPEPVQGSEFEISTDMVISAIGQRLDRASLVGSEEVVLTKRGCIKADEATMQTKIEWLFTAGDCFTGPKTVVQAVGDARRAAISINQYLSGQVVKGELKPFNATRGSLAQIDPAEFEGQKRMPRAVMPTVDPAVRKDNFNQFELGFTPEVAQAEAARCLSCGCLDVFNCRLREYATQLDVQVDRLGLGGKRYPVFKDHPDLVRDPNKCVLCGNCVRICQEVVGIGALGFVNRGYDTVVLPSLKKPLAETDCNACGQCVAVCPTGALTYKNRQAKPGPWKTELVESVCNECNIGCKLCVEVAGRQIVSVTSPVKGNPVNYGYLCSKGSFGYKDLEGLKRLNVPLIKKEGKMEEVTWQQAIDAAAHIIKTVRDTEGLDSIAVAVSPGLTNEEIYLTNKIGRTVLGTNEQYSTVFVPTGKVLSEIISAGESPSLEDVASSDLVMVVGQGITENYPVISYKLRKAVEQGGKLVVISPDSEEFELLSTYNLKVHPQHLVSLLECLVKAVVDNNLQQSAIDAEITVSSSWCNQEQINQLVELWRKAKKPIVLVNGQVIGAEELTQLKRLLLLTGHLGKRGKSIVVLYPYGNIQYLTKTGIKTDAKDRAQLIDKLNNGKIKAALIIDDGLGLNTDLLGADIKTILITPYQHEKPRADVILPAATIFETNGSLLNCEGRIQYITACRAPLAGKRNCSILLELAKALGQEMPYTGEPDIHRQMFKSYFK
- a CDS encoding SDR family NAD(P)-dependent oxidoreductase, whose protein sequence is MQNLFDLTGKVAIVTGASSGLGVQYAKALARQGADLVIAARRYDRLLEVQKEIEALGRKCLPVKCDVGKESEIAAAVDLVIKEFGKIDILVNNAGVNAGAEAENLSESDWDKVADINLKGVFLFSKHVAKHMIAAGGGKIINTASMYGVVGNMVIPCAAYHATKGGVVNLTRGLAGEWAKYGINVNAIGPGFFESELTQAVIHTEEFMNYVKSRCPMQRLGKPGELDGVLIYLASEASNYTNGQTICVDGGWTAV